Proteins from a genomic interval of Oreochromis aureus strain Israel breed Guangdong linkage group 6, ZZ_aureus, whole genome shotgun sequence:
- the LOC116317661 gene encoding serum response factor-like isoform X2, whose amino-acid sequence MLAGSGAEMGSRTLPGRVSSTDTAGPEPDTVRETGGGAPDDRDYSAEGAFSGSDQDSDSAEDDDMGGPGGDRRGVKRERSEREVGHQAAQSSGGLSGAYSGLRPGAAGVKPGKKTRGRVKIKMEFIDNKLRRYTTFSKRKTGIMKKAYELSTLTGTQVLLLVASETGHVYTFATRKLQPMITSETGKALIQTCLNSPDSPPRSDPSSDQRMSATGFEETDLSYQVSEADGCSEAAKDLIKPAFSLAGSSSSSSTSCSSSSSASLQVQTSAPSWQPPSSTANGTLLKTSAGVVLPGGFTLMSGGSLPPGAHTIPLSQLQGQSLAIQGPVAPGPTPTLHAPPTQSATLLRLPATVSLSGPGVSQQLQTIQVQTSSQQATANQSSSDMQSPASSTASLPVSIVSSPSSSSSSVAGHMMYPGSHTVMYAAPTPSLGDGSLTVLNTFPPAGHAQSHDPAAVPQVFLTSLPPVATQIPVSAVQLHPVPSHANCTTTTHDKFTHIPAGGR is encoded by the exons ATGCTGGCGGGCAGCGGGGCCGAGATGGGCTCCAGAACCTTACCTGGACGCGTGAGCAGCACAGACACGGCCGGACCGGAACCGGACACGGTCCGTGAGACTGGCGGGGGGGCGCCGGACGACCGGGACTACAGCGCCGAGGGGGCGTTCAGCGGCTCCGACCAGGACTCGGACTCCGCGGAGGACGATGACATGGGGGGCCCGGGTGGGGACCGGAGGGGCGTGAAGCGGGAGAGGAGCGAGCGGGAGGTCGGGCATCAGGCGGCGCAGAGCTCCGGAGGCCTCAGCGGGGCGTACAGTGGCCTGAGGCCCGGGGCGGCGGGGGTGAAGCCCGGCAAGAAGACCCGAGGCAGGGTGAAGATCAAGATGGAGTTCATAGACAACAAGCTGCGTAGGTACACCACCTTCAGCAAGAGGAAGACCGGCATCATGAAGAAG GCATACGAGCTGTCCACGCTCACAGGTACGCAGGTGTTGCTGCTTGTTGCCAGCGAAACGGGCCACGTGTACACCTTCGCCACAAGGAAGCTGCAGCCGATGATCACGTCAGAGACGGGGAAGGCTCTGATCCAGACCTGCCTGAACTCGCCAGACTCGCCGCCGCGCTCCGACCCCTCCTCCGACCAGAGGATGAGCGCCACGGGCTTCGAGGAGACTGATCTCAGCTACCAGGTGTCAGAAGCTGACGGCTGCTCCGAGGCTGCCAAG GATCTGATCAAACCGGCCTTCAGCCTGGccggctcctcctcctcctcctccacatcctgctcctcttcatcctcagcGTCCCTGCAGGTGCAGACCAGCGCCCCCTCCTGGCAGCCGCCGTCCTCGACCGCCAACGGGACGCTGCTGAAGACATCAGCTGGGGTCGTGCTTCCTGGAGGCTTTACCTTGATGTCAG GTGGCTCGCTACCTCCGGGCGCACACACCATACCCCTCAGCCAGCTGCAGGGCCAGTCTTTGGCCATCCAGGGCCCCGTGGCTCCAGGCCCCACCCCCACGCTGCACGCTCCACCCACACAGTCAGCCACGCTGCTGCGGCTTCCTGCCACCGTGTCGCTGTCAG GACCCGGAGTCTCCCAGCAGCTGCAGACAATCCAAGTACAGACCAGCAGCCAGCAGGCAACCGCCAATCAGAGCAGCTCTGACATGCAGAGCCCTGCCTCCTCCACAG CGAGTCTTCCCGTCTCCATCGTCTcctccccttcctcctcctcttcctcggtAGCAGGTCACATGATGTACCCGGGCAGTCACACGGTGATGTATGCCGCACCGACGCCCTCGCTGGGCGACGGCAGCCTCACCGTCCTCAACACCTTCCCTCCAGCAGGCCACGCCCAGTCACATGACCCAG CCGCTGTGCCGCAGGTCTTCCTCACCTCCCTCCCTCCAGTCGCCACTCAGATCCCAGTTTCTGCAGTCCAGCTGCACCCGGTACCATCACACGCTAACTGCACGACAACAACACACGACAAGTTCACGCACATCCCTGCAGGCGGCCGTTAA
- the LOC116317661 gene encoding serum response factor-like isoform X3, whose protein sequence is MLAGSGAEMGSRTLPGRVSSTDTAGPEPDTVRETGGGAPDDRDYSAEGAFSGSDQDSDSAEDDDMGGPGGDRRGVKRERSEREVGHQAAQSSGGLSGAYSGLRPGAAGVKPGKKTRGRVKIKMEFIDNKLRRYTTFSKRKTGIMKKAYELSTLTGTQVLLLVASETGHVYTFATRKLQPMITSETGKALIQTCLNSPDSPPRSDPSSDQRMSATGFEETDLSYQVSEADGCSEAAKDLIKPAFSLAGSSSSSSTSCSSSSSASLQVQTSAPSWQPPSSTANGTLLKTSAGVVLPGGFTLMSGPGVSQQLQTIQVQTSSQQATANQSSSDMQSPASSTASLPVSIVSSPSSSSSSVAGHMMYPGSHTVMYAAPTPSLGDGSLTVLNTFPPAGHAQSHDPAAVPQVFLTSLPPVATQIPVSAVQLHPMVISQQSSNNLTELQVVSLDVHQSKDD, encoded by the exons ATGCTGGCGGGCAGCGGGGCCGAGATGGGCTCCAGAACCTTACCTGGACGCGTGAGCAGCACAGACACGGCCGGACCGGAACCGGACACGGTCCGTGAGACTGGCGGGGGGGCGCCGGACGACCGGGACTACAGCGCCGAGGGGGCGTTCAGCGGCTCCGACCAGGACTCGGACTCCGCGGAGGACGATGACATGGGGGGCCCGGGTGGGGACCGGAGGGGCGTGAAGCGGGAGAGGAGCGAGCGGGAGGTCGGGCATCAGGCGGCGCAGAGCTCCGGAGGCCTCAGCGGGGCGTACAGTGGCCTGAGGCCCGGGGCGGCGGGGGTGAAGCCCGGCAAGAAGACCCGAGGCAGGGTGAAGATCAAGATGGAGTTCATAGACAACAAGCTGCGTAGGTACACCACCTTCAGCAAGAGGAAGACCGGCATCATGAAGAAG GCATACGAGCTGTCCACGCTCACAGGTACGCAGGTGTTGCTGCTTGTTGCCAGCGAAACGGGCCACGTGTACACCTTCGCCACAAGGAAGCTGCAGCCGATGATCACGTCAGAGACGGGGAAGGCTCTGATCCAGACCTGCCTGAACTCGCCAGACTCGCCGCCGCGCTCCGACCCCTCCTCCGACCAGAGGATGAGCGCCACGGGCTTCGAGGAGACTGATCTCAGCTACCAGGTGTCAGAAGCTGACGGCTGCTCCGAGGCTGCCAAG GATCTGATCAAACCGGCCTTCAGCCTGGccggctcctcctcctcctcctccacatcctgctcctcttcatcctcagcGTCCCTGCAGGTGCAGACCAGCGCCCCCTCCTGGCAGCCGCCGTCCTCGACCGCCAACGGGACGCTGCTGAAGACATCAGCTGGGGTCGTGCTTCCTGGAGGCTTTACCTTGATGTCAG GACCCGGAGTCTCCCAGCAGCTGCAGACAATCCAAGTACAGACCAGCAGCCAGCAGGCAACCGCCAATCAGAGCAGCTCTGACATGCAGAGCCCTGCCTCCTCCACAG CGAGTCTTCCCGTCTCCATCGTCTcctccccttcctcctcctcttcctcggtAGCAGGTCACATGATGTACCCGGGCAGTCACACGGTGATGTATGCCGCACCGACGCCCTCGCTGGGCGACGGCAGCCTCACCGTCCTCAACACCTTCCCTCCAGCAGGCCACGCCCAGTCACATGACCCAG CCGCTGTGCCGCAGGTCTTCCTCACCTCCCTCCCTCCAGTCGCCACTCAGATCCCAGTTTCTGCAGTCCAGCTGCACCCG atgGTCATCAGTCAACAGAGCAGCAACAACCTGACCGAGCTGCAGGTCGTCAGTCTGGACGTCCACCAATCAAAAGATGACTGA
- the LOC116317661 gene encoding serum response factor-like isoform X1, whose translation MLAGSGAEMGSRTLPGRVSSTDTAGPEPDTVRETGGGAPDDRDYSAEGAFSGSDQDSDSAEDDDMGGPGGDRRGVKRERSEREVGHQAAQSSGGLSGAYSGLRPGAAGVKPGKKTRGRVKIKMEFIDNKLRRYTTFSKRKTGIMKKAYELSTLTGTQVLLLVASETGHVYTFATRKLQPMITSETGKALIQTCLNSPDSPPRSDPSSDQRMSATGFEETDLSYQVSEADGCSEAAKDLIKPAFSLAGSSSSSSTSCSSSSSASLQVQTSAPSWQPPSSTANGTLLKTSAGVVLPGGFTLMSGGSLPPGAHTIPLSQLQGQSLAIQGPVAPGPTPTLHAPPTQSATLLRLPATVSLSGPGVSQQLQTIQVQTSSQQATANQSSSDMQSPASSTASLPVSIVSSPSSSSSSVAGHMMYPGSHTVMYAAPTPSLGDGSLTVLNTFPPAGHAQSHDPAAVPQVFLTSLPPVATQIPVSAVQLHPMVISQQSSNNLTELQVVSLDVHQSKDD comes from the exons ATGCTGGCGGGCAGCGGGGCCGAGATGGGCTCCAGAACCTTACCTGGACGCGTGAGCAGCACAGACACGGCCGGACCGGAACCGGACACGGTCCGTGAGACTGGCGGGGGGGCGCCGGACGACCGGGACTACAGCGCCGAGGGGGCGTTCAGCGGCTCCGACCAGGACTCGGACTCCGCGGAGGACGATGACATGGGGGGCCCGGGTGGGGACCGGAGGGGCGTGAAGCGGGAGAGGAGCGAGCGGGAGGTCGGGCATCAGGCGGCGCAGAGCTCCGGAGGCCTCAGCGGGGCGTACAGTGGCCTGAGGCCCGGGGCGGCGGGGGTGAAGCCCGGCAAGAAGACCCGAGGCAGGGTGAAGATCAAGATGGAGTTCATAGACAACAAGCTGCGTAGGTACACCACCTTCAGCAAGAGGAAGACCGGCATCATGAAGAAG GCATACGAGCTGTCCACGCTCACAGGTACGCAGGTGTTGCTGCTTGTTGCCAGCGAAACGGGCCACGTGTACACCTTCGCCACAAGGAAGCTGCAGCCGATGATCACGTCAGAGACGGGGAAGGCTCTGATCCAGACCTGCCTGAACTCGCCAGACTCGCCGCCGCGCTCCGACCCCTCCTCCGACCAGAGGATGAGCGCCACGGGCTTCGAGGAGACTGATCTCAGCTACCAGGTGTCAGAAGCTGACGGCTGCTCCGAGGCTGCCAAG GATCTGATCAAACCGGCCTTCAGCCTGGccggctcctcctcctcctcctccacatcctgctcctcttcatcctcagcGTCCCTGCAGGTGCAGACCAGCGCCCCCTCCTGGCAGCCGCCGTCCTCGACCGCCAACGGGACGCTGCTGAAGACATCAGCTGGGGTCGTGCTTCCTGGAGGCTTTACCTTGATGTCAG GTGGCTCGCTACCTCCGGGCGCACACACCATACCCCTCAGCCAGCTGCAGGGCCAGTCTTTGGCCATCCAGGGCCCCGTGGCTCCAGGCCCCACCCCCACGCTGCACGCTCCACCCACACAGTCAGCCACGCTGCTGCGGCTTCCTGCCACCGTGTCGCTGTCAG GACCCGGAGTCTCCCAGCAGCTGCAGACAATCCAAGTACAGACCAGCAGCCAGCAGGCAACCGCCAATCAGAGCAGCTCTGACATGCAGAGCCCTGCCTCCTCCACAG CGAGTCTTCCCGTCTCCATCGTCTcctccccttcctcctcctcttcctcggtAGCAGGTCACATGATGTACCCGGGCAGTCACACGGTGATGTATGCCGCACCGACGCCCTCGCTGGGCGACGGCAGCCTCACCGTCCTCAACACCTTCCCTCCAGCAGGCCACGCCCAGTCACATGACCCAG CCGCTGTGCCGCAGGTCTTCCTCACCTCCCTCCCTCCAGTCGCCACTCAGATCCCAGTTTCTGCAGTCCAGCTGCACCCG atgGTCATCAGTCAACAGAGCAGCAACAACCTGACCGAGCTGCAGGTCGTCAGTCTGGACGTCCACCAATCAAAAGATGACTGA
- the opn6a gene encoding opsin 6, group member a translates to MSLSGAAAGSPPWRNHSFILGGGRDPPLTDQGETIIGVYLLLLGWMSWFGNSIVLFVLYRQRASLLPTDYLTFNLAVSDASISVFGYSRGIIEIFNVFQDSGYLISSIWTCQVDGFFTLVFGLSSIYTLTVISITRYIKGCHPSRAHYITRTSVFVCLLLIWISAGFWSGAPLLGWGSYTDRGYGTCEIDWAKANYSSVYKSYIVSIFVCCFFVPVLVMLFCYISIINTVKRGNALSAEGDLTDRQRKIERDVTVVSIVICTAFILAWSPYAVVSMWSAWGFHVPNLTSIFTRLFAKSASFYNPLIYFGLSSKFRKDVAVLLPCTRDAKDTVKLKRFKPKVDGRLATGGGARFKVPLSRPEKKYSLVNHPHEAPTADSGAVSPPSTPPPVNKEVFYINMPRPSETSSGFECERL, encoded by the exons ATGTCACTCAGCGGCGCTGCAGCCGGCAGCCCCCCCTGGAGGAACCACAGCTTCATCCTGGGAGGGGGGCGAGATCCCCCCCTGACCGACCAGGGGGAGACCATCATAGGAGTCTACCTACTGCTGCTGG GATGGATGTcctggttcgggaacagcaTCGTCCTCTTCGTCCTCTACAGGCAGAGAGCCTCACTGCTGCCCACCGACTACCTAACCTTTAACCTCGCCGTCTCAGACGCCAGCATTTCCGTGTTCGGATACTCCAGAGGAATCATCGAGATCTTCAACGTCTTCCAGGATAGCGGCTACCTCATCTCCTCCATCTGGACCTGCCAG GTGGACGGGTTCTTCACGCTGGTGTTCGGTCTGAGCAGCATCTACACGCTGACCGTGATCAGCATCACACGCTACATCAAAGGATGCCACCCAAGCCGAG cgcATTACATCACCAGGACCAGTGTGTTCGTGTGCCTGTTGCTCATCTGGATCTCAGCTGGATTCTGGTCAGGGGCGCCGCTGCTCGGCTGGGGCAGCTACACAG ATCGCGGCTACGGGACCTGTGAGATTGACTGGGCCAAGGCAAACTACTCGAGCGTCTACAAGTCCTACATCGTCTCCATCTTTGTGTGCTGCTTCTTCGTCCCCGTGCTCGTCATGCTGTTCTGCTACATTTCCATCATCAACACGGTGAAGCGAGGCAACGCGCTGTCAGCTGAGGGAGACCTGACCGACCGCCAGCGGAAGATCGAGAGAGACGTGACCGTC GTTTCCATAGTGATCTGCACGGCCTTCATCCTGGCCTGGTCACCGTACGCCGTGGTGTCCATGTGGTCCGCCTGGGGTTTCCACGTGCCCAACCTCACCAGCATCTTCACCCGCCTCTTTGCCAAATCTGCCAGTTTCTACAACCCACTCATCTACTTTGGTCTCAGCTCCAAATTCCGCAAAGATGTGGCGGTCCTGCTGCCGTGCACGCGTGACGCCAAAGACACCGTCAAGCTGAAGCGTTTCAAACCCAAGGTTGACGGTCGCCTTGCCACAGGAGGCGGAGCCAGATTCAAAGTTCCTCTGAGCCGGCCTGAAAAGAAGTACTCGTTAGTGAACCATCCCCATGAGGCCCCGACCGCGGACTCGGGAGCAGTGAGTCCACCATCCACGCCGCCACCCGTCAACAAGGAGGTGTTCTACATCAACATGCCCCGCCCCTCTGAGACCAGTTCTGGCTTTGAATGCGAGAGACTCTGA